The region GGAGACTTTGCCTTATGCACATGATTTTATGGAAGTCATTCTTATAGGTTCTCCCATATCCTATGTATTTATCGGTCTCAATAATATAATGCGCGCTACGGGATATCCCCGTAAAGCTATGCTTTCGTCCCTGCTTACCGTAGGAGCTAATATTATTCTCGCACCCATTTTTATTTTTCATTTTGATTGGGGTATCAAGGGAGCAGCTTTTGCAACTGTCTGTTCTCAATCCCTGGCAATGCTATGGGTAATACATCATTTCAGGAATAAAGGGAGTTTTATACATTTCGATAAGACCTACCGTAAATTAAAAAAAAGGATAGTACTGAGCATTTTTTCTATCGGTATGTCGCCTTTTCTGATGAATGCCTGTGCTTGTGCCGTTGTTATAATTATTAATAACGCACTCCGCAGTTATGGTGGCGACCTGGCTATCGGAGCTTATGGTATCGTGAACCGGATGTTGACTCTCTTTGTCATGATCGTGATAGGAGTAACCCAGGGTATGCAGCCGATTATAGGGTATAATTATGGGGCCCGGCAGTTTGACAGAGTGCGCAAGACATTAAAATACGGGATCATTGCCGGTGTTACGATCACGACATTCGGATTTGTTGTCAGTGAGTTATTCCCTCATATGATCGTTGCAATGTTTACTACCAGTAATGAGCTCACTGAATTGGCAACGACCGGACTAAGGATCGCCTGTCTGATGTTCCCGTTCGTAGGATGCCAGATCGTTATTTCCAATTTTTTCCAGTCGATAGGTCATGCCAAGGTTTCTATCTTTTTATCTTTGTCACGTCAATTGCTGTTCCTTATTCCTTGTTTAATATTGTTGCCCCGTTATTGGGGAACCGAAGGCGTATGGGCCAGTATGCCGATGTCCGATTTTGTCGCTTTTGTTGTAGCTATAGTTGCATTGGGTGTTCATTTTAAGAAAGTACGTAAACAAAGTTTACCTGTAGTTACCGATTAAATAATGTGATAAAATATAGAATCTTTTAATAATTTATCAGTACATTTGTATGTATATAAAATGCTTGAATTATGAAAAAGAGATTAACTATCGCCTTGGTTGCACATGATAACCGTAAGGCCGATATGGTAGAGTGGGTAACATATAATGCGGAATTGCTGTCGAAACATCATATGGTATGCACTGGTACTACGGGAAGTTTGGTTCGTAAAGCATTCGAGGAGAAAGGAATTGAAGCTGAAATTACTTGTATGAATTCGGGACCTCTCGGGGGAGATGCGGAAATTGCCGCAATGGTGGTACGACATGAGATAGACCTGGCTATTTTCCTGATAGATGATTTAAATGCTCAGCCTCATGAAGCTGATATACAAATGTTGCTGCGCCAGTGCCGCGTGCATAATGTGCCTATCGCTTGTAACCGTTATAGTGCCGATCTTATGATTACCAGTACTTTGTGGGATAATGAAGATTATGTTCCCACTGAACCCAAATACATTTATTTTAAACGGTAATTCTGCAGATAGGAATGATAATTGTTTATAGTT is a window of Barnesiella propionica DNA encoding:
- a CDS encoding MATE family efflux transporter; translation: MSDTNSPLILGTKPIGKLLLQYSIPAIIAMTVTSLYNIIDSIFIGHGVGPLGITGLAVTFPLMNLVIAFCTLVAIGGATISSIYLGQKDFVRATEVLENVLILCIITAFCFGGLTLLFLDPILIFFGASRETLPYAHDFMEVILIGSPISYVFIGLNNIMRATGYPRKAMLSSLLTVGANIILAPIFIFHFDWGIKGAAFATVCSQSLAMLWVIHHFRNKGSFIHFDKTYRKLKKRIVLSIFSIGMSPFLMNACACAVVIIINNALRSYGGDLAIGAYGIVNRMLTLFVMIVIGVTQGMQPIIGYNYGARQFDRVRKTLKYGIIAGVTITTFGFVVSELFPHMIVAMFTTSNELTELATTGLRIACLMFPFVGCQIVISNFFQSIGHAKVSIFLSLSRQLLFLIPCLILLPRYWGTEGVWASMPMSDFVAFVVAIVALGVHFKKVRKQSLPVVTD
- a CDS encoding methylglyoxal synthase; translated protein: MKKRLTIALVAHDNRKADMVEWVTYNAELLSKHHMVCTGTTGSLVRKAFEEKGIEAEITCMNSGPLGGDAEIAAMVVRHEIDLAIFLIDDLNAQPHEADIQMLLRQCRVHNVPIACNRYSADLMITSTLWDNEDYVPTEPKYIYFKR